The genomic window AAACAAGAAGAAACTGAcagtattttaaattttagaggGGGATTTGAGTAAGTATACATAAAAATGGTTTTTAAGAGTTTATTACAACAGAAAACAAATCCGTTTTTTATAAGTTAAAGAGTATAcattaaaatgtaataaattattatttataactaTGAACATTTTTTGTCTTTTAAAAGCCTTTCTTTGTTCTTAATGGCAGAATTGAGTCTTTCGCGTAGTTGAATGCTGTTAGCAAACCAAACTTCTTTTTTCTTTTGGAGAAGTAATTCGATACAACGTCCGtatctaaaaaaaatgaattataataaaaattaatatgcAAAAGCGTTCATAaatacgcaccaccttaaaaattagtcatttttaatgttccaaatttcctaaacctgttgtccgatttaaaagtgatttttttaacatatagcCTTACTCTtcaacaatattgctgtaataatattgttgctagacaggcaaattgtcattgtataccggttgtagcaatcaaactgttttttttttctcaaagttcgcgtcaccctgtgaaatattctagcatttataaaatactgaaagtaaaacctaactatagcctcatattttcttaacattctgtttttgattcattcgcttatgttggataataaaaaagttaggtgccgTAACAACTAGCCTTTTTTTTTTCAtcgatacagagtgtttttaaataagtatggaaaactttaaggggtgtgtttgaaaaaataatgataataatattcaccattggcgcgcatacaagtaatatgacccgtatgcgcgccaatgctgatgataaaattcttaattgtatgccaaaaaatgcgcaataactacgtcttaaaaccctacaaattttatttgcatatctcaaccggttttagagcaataaataaatcgttagtttgtaagaaaaatttcgaCACCCcctatcttggaaacgaagcatttacggacatacgtttataaagcaaactcatTATTtattcatgcagaattaccccttaaagtttaccATACTTATTTACAAACACTATATTGATCAAAAACATGAAACGTTTTTAAAgtatggtccaacataagcgaatgaataaaaaacagaataatgagaaaacatgaggctatagttgggttttaatttcagtattttataaacgctagaatatATCACAGGGCGAtgcgaaatttgagaaaaaaattcgtacacccggtatacaaagaaaatttacctgtttagctacaatattattacagcggtattgttaaagaataatgctatatataacatattaaacaagctgaaaatgcgagcattatcataacgaaaactttgtttatttacgtattttagttcataatatggaaaattgctattatgaaaagttgtttagagttaaaaattatgttttaatgtgcaattatatcattctaatttaaatgttgtgaactataaaggtactttactcttgatcgaaattcatattttttatatacctcgtataaaattaataaaatttgatatatgatggttgcatcataaatcttagatcatgaagagctttttatgaagaataacttttcttcgtcaaattaaaaataaaagagttataaatgaaaatcttcaaatattttttccattagaaggatgtaattgcacgtcccagaccataattttttattccaaacaacatttcatatatgtagtcggttcgctaaactcagacacaactggctagtgattttagtgagtaattttaccaaattggcaaaaaaaataattactaaataattagtaattttggcaaaattggcaaaaaaattacctactaaaatcactagccagttttgtctgagtttagcgaaccgactatacctacTAACAATtctcatttcataacaaatggaacagtccatttatcattactcccattaaaggggaggccgtatactcgtataaacctttttacaattgttaataaattattgctttcaaaatatactcaaattgtatttttgaacatcgtatttattttatataataattaaattcactatcaaatgtcattgatattttattaacactttatttaaaatttagtttgacattcacgaagtgtcaaactcaaataatgtaaataacctatgctttgcttaacaaattcagattaaaaaactagtctacttactagcaacgatttcagctgacgtttagtgtgtcggcagaaaataaacgGATTGTGATGTCATATTTTAGACTTTGAGATCGATTATCTCtattcagatttggattcagaagacaaaactacataagtatccatcgataaatctgctctaagtattgcaggagcggcaacgcaataacacacagactttacgaatttataaacgaaaagttttcgttgaaaatcacttaaatcggaccatAGGTTTAGGAAATTTAGAGAGATCAAAAATGACTCATTTTAAGTTGGGAGGTTAATTTCACCGGTGAGTTTATTCATTAATattaacgctcggtttcataatcagttaaagtggactttaaattttaagttggtacctttatcaatgcaattcatatgggtaaatgtcaactttaaagtgaactttacttaATGTTATAATGTtataagttgattatgaaaccgggcgttagaACTAGTAATTTTGCCTGTCGCCATGGTAATGGGGATCcaatcaatagggcttttcaacgattctcatttgtttcgagcttctgtcatgtgtcacataatattactatatctacgccatacgtctttggtttgtatcattggtatataccattTATACCAATAATGTAGATATagtaatattatgtgacacatgaacatgacagaagctcgaaacaaatgactgtgaatgaaaagccctattgccaTCTACAGTTATTCCACTCATTTTTTCTGTTTCCTGTAATTTTTTCCTGACAGCCTCCTATTTTATCGTATTTTCCTCTAAGTCATTTTTCCCCCCCTAATTTTTCTTTACTCCTTGTAACTTCTGACTCCTCCTATTTTATCGTGTCTTCTCCTCTAATTTTTCCTTTACTCCCTCCTATTTTCTGATGTCTCCCTCTAATGTTTCCGGCCCATAGATATATTAACAATAGATCAGGCTAGTTATAGATCgctcaatgcatcgaggtgtaacgccaatatcaagaacagtggtctagctatctttgtctgtcggacgagtgtgagcgtatctaccaagaggtgggagtaatggaacgacacagacAGCGGcaatcatatgctagagagagaaagctaagcgccggtagagagagatagatagaccaccgacccgaactgctccgcgttgcGCTATTTTTCGAACCTTGCCTAATCTACGTATTATTATATCTATGTTCCGGACTCCCTCCTATTTTATTGTGTCTCCCTCTGCTGTGCTGACGTAAAAAACTGCACATATTAATGACACAAGTGTCTCACAGTCTCACACACTGTGTTTATATGCGATGGTACCCAACGAACAAAAAGTATGTGTTTATTTTTTGTCAAGAATACTGAAACAAACTATATATATTTACCTGTTCCTTCTGATATACTTGTAGGTAACACATTGTCATTAGCTGATAGCGATACAAACAAAGCAAACGGTACTAACCACAAAAACAATGTGAAATATGCTAGTACCTAAAAAAAAAGTTCAAACATTTTCATCAAAaggattttgtttttcattttcttACCTCTGAAAACGTATGGTATACTGTAGCGAAATAGCTGAACGCCAAATAGTGATTAAGAATAATAAATAGAACTGTAACGATAAATTCCAGGGATAGGAATACTACATACGgaaaatttcttaatatcacaaaATGGTTTAGCTGAGCAAGTAGTCCGCAGACCACAAGGGATGTTGGAAAACTTTCAAATATCCATAACAGAGTATATAATCCTAAAGTAATCtggaaaagaaaatataaatgaaaatatgaaacgtaaaaaaatatattcctaattcctaatatttaaaaaaaaatccttgTTTTCCCCAAATTTCCAAAAAGATAATACTGGCATCATTGATCATCAAAAATATGTTGCAACATTGGACATGTCAATACAAAAAATCATGTCAATTGTCATTACGAAAAAAGAAGATTGAGTTCAGGAATTTAACctcaataaaaataatatacacacTATTTTATAGATTTTTGGAAGTTTTTCCAAATATTCTAATTAACAATGCAGGCAATTAGGCCTGCTCTATGCCCGAGTACGTACAAAGCATGTGTATTATGTTTTTTAGCAGAAAAATCGTTTTGAATTCTTTGAATTAAGTAACAATGCCCATAATACAAATCTCCTTCCTGTTTCAGATCTTTTACTACCAAAAAGGAACTTCACCACATCCAATACAGTAAATCTAATACAAAAATGGAGAAAGGAACGAGGCTTACCAATGAATCCTACTAAAAGTGGTGTTTTAACTGATTCACCAGATTACACTTTCCTAGATGGTAGAATTACACCTTACGGACAGGGCCAAAGACAGAGGATCTTAGAACAACATCAAGTAAAGATGGATATCATAAATCTTACAAAAGAAATAGATTTTGCTGTAGATAGGCACAATAAAATGCTAGCAGAGGCTGAGAATAAGAAAAAAGCAATATTGGATAGAAAATTAAAACCGAAAGGACTACAGTTGTTAAAAAAGGTTAAGACTAGTgataaatagtttttttgtattaGAAAGTATTTGAAAACTGCaggtttttgttttatttaaatgtatagATGTAATTAGAAAattgttataatttttaatacAGTAAGTTTTTAGAAACAAACTGTGTCTTATTTCTCATGTCTAcatgttattattttaatttactatttttgctgGGAACAAGCCACAATTTGACTTTCAAAGTAGTGATGTTgcttatagttactttcgagtattcgttacaaatcgttacttttgtattaagtaatcatttacagtattcgttactttgattactatgattacttttgttgcttttgcatttgagtaccggtaatcatattgaGAATCGTGCTGTCACTGagctgtttaagggataaaaatgatttgattacttttgttacttttgcataTGAGTactggtaatcatatcgagaatcgtataagtagatattttgtataggtattctgatataataacgaccttcacgaagtaatcagagtaatcaaagtagatacaatagtcattactcgctctgttacgattggtacgaagtaatcagagtaatcaaagtagatataatagttgttactcgctctgatatggttggtacgaagtaatcagagtaatcaaagtagatacaatatttgttactcgctctaatacaattggtatgaagtaacgaagtaatcagagtaatcaaagtagatacaatagtcgttactagctctgataTGATTgatacgaagtaatcagagtgaTCAAAGTAACAAGTACTTGTCGATGTGTCGATTTCCACTTTGGAAATCGTTCtgaaaatacagaaataaaaaaagttattttgagAATGTTTCCaaagtaaaaaaagaatgtgtgtgtgtactttgtacgcacgtaagaagttatacttctattatatgatttaaacaaaattaatatactttttatttatattttatttaaatattaaactaatttatacttactacttctcaaacatttttattaaaacagtgccaaaaattaaaatattaaaagaataaaacacattaaaaatgccacaaatgatttctgaacattaattgtcggaaaattttatAACTAAATatatacgtattttctgaaaataaaattatataataaatatacttacaatcataaaatgtataaaaaaataaaagtttctattggagTTTGAACGGttggtattggggttcattcgccttaaacgcttcgccacggagacaatgtgtcattatgtgcgaatatcgactaactaaacggattaaacttttaacatttttgaattaaatcaaattattttgattttgaattgaaatgatttagatttgacaaaatacaacaaaacatagagtaagaaaacaatatattaggtgaacattgatagaaattttgatggtaatcaaattatgtaaataaaagtattacatactatgtattttggtaggttcaaataggtaggtacctatgatacatttacaattattacgtacctgttgcttttaaaaactatttaaatgtcactacaattataaacttttttgtttctgttctcacaacaataaaactaatatattatagatttgtttaccttcatattgaacaattattgattattgacagatcatttcaacacccaatcagagcccgtataacgactaataccatactgtcagtgtgcgcatgcgcgcagatcaatataaattcaccctcaatctcaatcgcgcctaaagaagtataacttcaaaaattaaatgtcaaataaatttaattttaaagcaaaattgtggcttatttccaacaAAAGTAGTAAATTGCATGaatatgccacaagaaaatagctacAGAACATTATTATTTCAACTTTCATTGAATTTGGGAGTAAATATACCAACTATATAGTAGTTGAAGTGAGGAATCCAAAGAAAAGAGGTTACAGAATTGGGAGAAAAAATATAtgactgattatttcattcataggagattctgaccaatagaaagctacagaaatcaaaattaaactgataatttcccgtcgtaaattaatgacaattaatgttttaaaaattataaaagtgatgatttTTAACCGTCAAATATCTATAACacctgtgtgtttaattgtactaatttgtacttacataaataaattacaat from Diabrotica virgifera virgifera chromosome 5, PGI_DIABVI_V3a includes these protein-coding regions:
- the LOC114341245 gene encoding protein TEX261 yields the protein MWFLTFITYVAIIVQVIFVTISIAAGLYYLAELVEEYTTVAKKIIWWLNSITLGLYTLLWIFESFPTSLVVCGLLAQLNHFVILRNFPYVVFLSLEFIVTVLFIILNHYLAFSYFATVYHTFSEVLAYFTLFLWLVPFALFVSLSANDNVLPTSISEGTDTDVVSNYFSKRKKKFGLLTAFNYAKDSILPLRTKKGF